One Succinispira mobilis DSM 6222 genomic window carries:
- the ablA gene encoding lysine 2,3-aminomutase gives MIRDYRKINLWKGVTPQQWQDWKWQLRNRITSIEQLEQIIYIKPHEREGIQNCLKKLRMAITPYYAMLMNKEDQECPIRMQAVPTIKEMINDVADIFDPLHEHEDSPVPGLTHRYPDRVLLLVTDQCSMYCRHCTRRRFAGKQDKALAIENIDKAIVYIEKHSEVRDVLLSGGDALCISDEKLEYILKKIRQIRHVEIIRIGTRTPVVMPQRITTELCSILKKYQPIWLNTHFNHPKELTVEAKCALNMLADAGVPLGNQSVLLKNLNDCAYVMKSLVQELVRARVRPYYLYQCDLSEGIGHFRTPVSRGIEIIEMLRGHTSGYAVPTFVVDAPGGGGKIPVAPQYLISQSPEKVILRNFEGVICTYEETKDSKKYCKQCGLCGKYKRQDYRGIEKLYRGERLCLVPRSNIRVNKRKDRGGFKFAEYDTAK, from the coding sequence ATGATTAGAGATTATCGGAAAATTAATTTGTGGAAAGGCGTAACTCCACAGCAATGGCAAGATTGGAAGTGGCAACTGCGAAATCGCATTACAAGCATAGAGCAGTTAGAACAGATAATATATATAAAACCACATGAACGCGAAGGTATACAGAATTGTTTGAAAAAATTAAGAATGGCTATTACTCCTTATTATGCGATGCTAATGAATAAAGAAGATCAAGAATGTCCAATCAGGATGCAAGCAGTACCGACGATAAAAGAAATGATAAATGACGTGGCTGATATTTTTGATCCGTTACATGAACACGAAGATTCACCAGTTCCTGGGTTAACACATCGATATCCAGATAGAGTATTACTATTAGTTACAGATCAATGTTCCATGTATTGTCGTCATTGCACAAGGAGACGTTTTGCAGGAAAGCAAGATAAAGCTTTGGCAATCGAGAATATAGATAAAGCAATAGTTTATATAGAAAAACATTCAGAAGTTAGAGATGTATTGTTATCTGGCGGAGATGCTTTATGTATTTCCGACGAAAAACTTGAATATATTTTAAAAAAAATACGCCAGATAAGGCATGTTGAAATTATTAGAATTGGGACAAGGACACCAGTAGTTATGCCTCAAAGAATAACAACAGAATTATGTTCAATATTAAAAAAATATCAACCAATTTGGCTAAATACGCATTTTAATCATCCAAAAGAATTGACAGTGGAAGCTAAATGCGCATTGAATATGTTAGCTGATGCAGGTGTTCCTTTAGGTAACCAATCAGTGTTACTGAAAAATCTTAATGATTGTGCATACGTAATGAAATCATTAGTGCAAGAATTGGTTAGAGCTAGAGTTAGACCTTACTATTTATATCAATGTGATTTGTCAGAAGGTATTGGGCATTTTAGAACGCCGGTATCTAGGGGTATAGAAATTATAGAAATGCTTAGAGGACATACTTCTGGCTATGCTGTACCAACATTTGTAGTAGACGCACCTGGGGGTGGTGGAAAAATTCCCGTTGCTCCGCAATATTTAATTAGTCAATCACCAGAAAAAGTGATCTTAAGAAATTTCGAAGGCGTAATTTGCACATATGAAGAAACAAAAGATAGTAAGAAATATTGTAAGCAATGTGGACTATGTGGTAAATATAAAAGACAAGATTATCGCGGTATAGAAAAATTATATAGAGGAGAGCGGTTGTGTTTAGTTCCTAGAAGTAATATTAGAGTAAATAAACGCAAAGATAGAGGGGGCTTTAAATTTGCCGAATATGATACAGCAAAGTAA
- a CDS encoding ACT domain-containing protein codes for MIKNKKLVFTVLASSFAVCKLRPEASIPKWAYQGRFISITKTEEEVSIVCQTDNIPEDVVCAKNWRALKIVAELDFSLVGILAKISTVLANAGISIFAISTYNTDYILVKQEQLDKTLQTLLDAGYEFI; via the coding sequence ATGATAAAAAATAAAAAATTAGTTTTTACAGTTTTGGCGAGCAGTTTTGCTGTATGTAAATTGCGCCCCGAAGCTTCAATACCAAAATGGGCATATCAAGGTAGGTTTATTAGTATTACTAAAACGGAAGAAGAGGTTTCGATAGTTTGCCAGACGGATAATATCCCTGAAGATGTAGTTTGTGCTAAAAATTGGCGGGCTTTGAAAATTGTAGCCGAACTTGATTTTAGCTTAGTAGGTATATTGGCAAAAATAAGTACTGTTTTAGCGAACGCAGGTATAAGTATTTTTGCAATCTCTACCTATAACACGGATTATATTTTGGTCAAACAAGAACAATTAGACAAAACATTGCAAACCTTGTTGGATGCAGGTTATGAATTTATCTAA